In Stomoxys calcitrans chromosome 2, idStoCalc2.1, whole genome shotgun sequence, the following proteins share a genomic window:
- the LOC106080437 gene encoding torso-like protein, with translation MNPKNGLFWQLTLLLVATCGCGHGSGRESQLRVGKALNVFVRFGYLGISMRVIPTNDTAEEVRWLFKEPTRNIYKDVNSFAESNEQNAPNIFHGDFHMEFCDNRRQLYQAYFRDFTIERLDRPWEAFTGGWFPDNAAKKLGINTSFIQGDYSYVLVRVVRFRETGKFKTDLPLNLTLENDVRERMNDIVAGNVTTAVKFFENVGTHYINSYTTGNSLYQVFVYNRKNYQMIKERIKSKGIHSLSKHDLYNFFAPWFAEHLGQIRSASANNTVERWARRKLQYQYLVVKYVTLLKLHGNGTLLRTLDALLGNDAILQLDLKSLNVIFRDEPEKQNWFHEVLDNHMELWEANMPQN, from the exons ATGAACCCAAAAAATGGGTTATTTTGGCAGTTAACACTACTTTTAGTGGCAACATGCGGATGCGGCCATGGCAGTGGGAGAGAATCACAGTTGAGAGTAGGCAAGGCTCTCAATGTGTTCGTGCGCTTTGGTTACTTGGGAATATCGATGAGGGTTATACCAACCAATGACACAGCCGAAGAGGTGCGATGGTTGTTCAAGGAGCCCACCAGAAATATTTATAAG GATGTCAATAGTTTTGCGGAGAGCAACGAGCAGAATGCTCCCAACATTTTTCATGGCGATTTTCACATGGAGTTTTGTGATAATCGCCGCCAACTGTATCAAGCCTATTTTCGGGATTTTACCATAGAACGGTTAGATCGACCCTGGGAAGCATTTACAGGTGGCTGGTTTCCCGACAATGCGGCCAAGAAATTGGGCATCAACACTTCCTTCATCCAGGGTGATTATTCGTATGTTCTGGTAAGGGTGGTGCGTTTCCGGGAGACGGGAAAATTCAAAACAGATCTGCCTTTAAACCTGACGCTGGAAAACGATGTGAGGGAGCGCATGAATGACATAGTGGCGGGAAATGTTACCACAGCTGTAAAGTTCTTTGAGAATGTGGGAACTCATTACATCAACTCATACACCACTGGAAATTCATTGTATCAG GTCTTTGTCTATAATCGTAAAAACTACCAAATGATTAAGGAACGCATCAAATCCAAAGGAATTCACTCTTTGTCCAAGCATGACTTGTATAATTTCTTTGCTCCTTGGTTTGCCGAGCACCTGGGTCAAATTCGCTCGGCAAGTGCCAACAATACCGTCGAGCGGTGGGCCCGTCGCAAGCTGCAATATCAATATCTGGTGGTAAAATATGTCACTCTGCTCAAGCTGCATGGCAATGGAACGCTTCTCAGAACCTTGGATGCTCTGCTGGGCAATGATGCCATATTGCAGTTAGATTTAAAGTCCCTTAACGTCATATTCCGCGACGAACCCGAGAAGCAAAATTGGTTCCACGAGGTGCTGGATAATCACATGGAGCTGTGGGAGGCCAACATGCCGCAGAATTGA